The Prunus persica cultivar Lovell chromosome G8, Prunus_persica_NCBIv2, whole genome shotgun sequence genome includes a region encoding these proteins:
- the LOC18767782 gene encoding auxin-induced protein 15A, translating into MGFRLRGILHVKKNLLQSLPTSNQVHSKALDVPKGYFAVYVGESQKKRFVIPVSYLNHPSFQDLLSQAEEEFGYDHPMGGITIPCNEDTFLDLTSQFGL; encoded by the coding sequence ATGGGTTTCCGGTTGCGTGGTATTCTACATGTTAAGAAAAATCTTCTTCAGTCTTTACCAACTTCAAACCAAGTACATTCAAAGGCCTTAGATGTCCCTAAAGGCTATTTTGCAGTCTATGTTGGGGAGAGCCAGAAGAAGAGGTTTGTCATTCCAGTGTCATACTTGAACCACCCTTCTTTCCAAGATTTGTTAAGTCAAGCTGAAGAAGAATTTGGATATGATCATCCAATGGGTGGTATCACGATCCCCTGCAACGAAGACACCTTTCTTGATCTCACCTCTCAGTTTGGTCTATGA
- the LOC109950598 gene encoding uncharacterized protein LOC109950598 — MASSSSVKIDGLLSMVTIRLSDNNFLKWSFQLESVLQGYELFGYFDGSIVQPPKYAILDEEGVTSQVTAGYKEWLKTDKALLSLLIATLTDEALEYVIGTKTAREAWLNLVDRYASVSRARINHLKTELQTAQKGGDSIERFLLRLKHIRDQLAQAGVKVSDDDFMIAALNGLPPEYDMIKTVLIARDSSISLKDFRAQLLAAEQTAEARILTHSAMLTSHHPATGYHSVVASPSGYAPPFLRIQVYCRFLLVQQLLVMHLMLIISFIAHVVYLGRVVL, encoded by the coding sequence atggcttcttcttcctccgtCAAGATTGACGGCCTGCTTAGTATGGTTACCATTCGTCTCAGCGACAACAATTTCCTGAAATGGAGTTTTCAATTGGAGTCTGTGTTGCAAGGGTATGAGCTTTTTGGGTATTTTGATGGCTCCATAGTTCAGCCTCCGAAATATGCAATCTTGGACGAAGAGGGGGTAACTTCTCAAGTCACAGCAGGTTACAAGGAATGGCTAAAGACTGACAAGGCTCTCCTCAGCCTGCTCATTGCCACTCTGACGGATGAAGCTTTGGAATATGTCATCGGAACGAAGACGGCTCGAGAGGCCTGGCTTAATTTGGTGGACCGTTATGCCTCTGTTTCACGTGCCCGCATCAATCACTTGAAGACCGAGCTTCAAACCGCTCAAAAAGGGGGGGACTCTATTGAGAGATTTCTTCTTCGGTTAAAACATATTCGGGATCAGCTTGCTCAAGCAGGTGTGAAGGTCTCAGATGACGACTTCATGATTGCTGCCCTCAATGGGCTGCCTCCTGAATATGACATGATCAAGACTGTCTTGATTGCCAGAGATTCCTCCATTTCTCTGAAGGACTTCAGGGCTCAATTGCTTGCCGCTGAACAAACTGCAGAGGCAAGAATTTTGACCCACTCTGCTATGCTTACTTCTCACCATCCAGCTACTGGATATCATTCGGTGGTTGCTTCTCCCAGTGGGTATGCTCCTCCTTTTCTACGAATACAGGTTTACTGCCGATTCCTTCTAGTTCAACAGTTGCTTGTTATGCATCTAATGCTCATAATCAGTTTCATAGCTCACGTGGTGTATCTGGGCCGAGTGGTTCTCTGA
- the LOC18767226 gene encoding auxin-induced protein 15A, whose amino-acid sequence MGFRLPGIVHAKKNKVPSKSLDVPKGYFAVYVGEGEKKRFVIPVSYLNQPSFQDLLTRAEDEFGYDHPMGAITIPCSENTFLDLTSSFGV is encoded by the coding sequence atggGCTTCCGGTTGCCTGGCATTGTACATgctaagaaaaacaaagtacCTTCAAAGTCCTTGGATGTTCCTAAAGGCTACTTTGCAGTCTATGTTGGGGAGGGTGAAAAGAAGCGGTTTGTGATTCCAGTATCATACTTGAACCAACCGTCATTTCAAGATTTGTTAACTAGAGCTGAAGATGAATTCGGATATGATCATCCAATGGGTGCTATCACAATCCCCTGCAGTGAAAACACTTTCCTTGATCTCACCTCTAGCTTTGGTGTATGA
- the LOC18767088 gene encoding auxin-induced protein 15A produces the protein MGFWLPSIVHAKKNQTPSKSLDVPKGYFAVYVGESKKKRFVIPVSYLNQSSFQDLLSLAEEEFGYDHPMEGITIPCSEDAFLDRTSGFSV, from the coding sequence atGGGTTTCTGGTTGCCTAGTATTGTACATGCTAAGAAAAACCAAACACCTTCAAAGTCCTTAGATGTCCCTAAAGGTTATTTTGCAGTCTATGTTGGGGAGAGCAAGAAGAAGCGGTTTGTGATCCCAGTATCATACTTGAACCAGTCCTCTTTTCAAGATTTGTTAAGTCTAGCAGAAGAAGAATTTGGGTATGATCATCCAATGGAAGGTATTACAATCCCATGCAGTGAAGATGCCTTCCTTGATCGCACCTCCGGCTTCAGTGTATGA